A region of Leclercia adecarboxylata DNA encodes the following proteins:
- a CDS encoding ABC transporter permease has product MHSERAPLFLKIATWGGVIFLHFPLLIIAIYAFNTEDAAFSFPPQGLTLKWFSAAAGRSDIIESVTLSLKIAALSTVIALVLGTLAAAALWRRDFFGKNAVSLMLILPIALPGIITGLALLTAFKTINLEPGFFTIILGHATFCVVVVFNNVIARFRRTSWSLVEASMDLGANGWQTFRYVVLPNLGSALLAGGMLAFALSFDEIIVTTFTAGHERTLPLWLLNQLGRPRDVPITNVVALLVMLVTAIPILGAWWLTRDGENLAGSGK; this is encoded by the coding sequence ATGCACTCTGAACGCGCGCCGCTGTTTCTGAAAATAGCCACCTGGGGCGGGGTGATCTTCCTGCACTTCCCGCTGCTGATTATTGCCATCTATGCTTTTAATACAGAGGACGCGGCGTTCAGTTTCCCGCCCCAGGGGCTGACCCTGAAGTGGTTCAGCGCCGCAGCAGGGCGCAGTGATATCATCGAATCCGTGACGTTGTCACTCAAAATCGCCGCGCTCTCTACCGTCATTGCGCTGGTGCTGGGCACTCTGGCGGCCGCGGCGCTGTGGCGTCGGGATTTCTTTGGCAAAAACGCCGTGTCGCTGATGCTGATCTTGCCCATCGCCCTGCCGGGGATTATTACCGGTCTGGCGCTGCTGACGGCCTTCAAAACCATCAACCTGGAGCCCGGTTTCTTTACCATCATTCTCGGTCACGCCACGTTTTGCGTGGTGGTGGTGTTCAATAATGTGATTGCCCGTTTCCGGCGCACATCCTGGAGCCTGGTTGAAGCCTCTATGGATCTGGGCGCGAACGGCTGGCAAACCTTTCGTTACGTGGTGCTGCCGAATCTCGGATCGGCGCTGCTGGCGGGCGGGATGCTGGCGTTTGCCCTGTCGTTCGATGAGATCATCGTGACGACCTTTACCGCCGGACACGAGCGGACATTACCGCTGTGGCTGTTAAATCAGCTCGGACGCCCGCGTGATGTCCCGATAACTAACGTGGTGGCACTGCTGGTGATGCTGGTGACCGCCATTCCAATTCTGGGGGCCTGGTGGCTAACCCGCGACGGCGAAAACCTAGCCGGAAGCGGCAAATAA
- a CDS encoding ABC transporter permease — MDMSVSPPPASHGLPGRLSALFWRRPSLGLFLLLLGPLMWFGIVYLGSLFALLWQGFYTFDDFTMAVTPDLTFANIRALFNPANYDIILRTLTMAIAVTIGSAILAFPMAWYMARYTSGKWKAFFYIAVMLPMWASYIVKAYAWTLLLAKDGVAQWFLSHMGLEPLLTSLLTVPGVGGSTLSTSGLGRFLVFIYIWLPFMILPVQAALERLPPSLLQASADLGARPRQTFRYVVLPLAIPGIAAGSIFTFSLTLGDFIVPQLVGPPGYFIGQMVYSQQGAIGNMPMAAAFTLVPIVLITVYLAFVKRLGAFDAL; from the coding sequence ATGGACATGAGCGTGTCACCTCCACCGGCCTCCCACGGCCTGCCGGGGCGTCTGTCGGCGCTGTTCTGGCGCAGGCCGTCGCTGGGTCTGTTTTTACTCCTGCTCGGGCCGCTGATGTGGTTCGGTATCGTCTATCTCGGGTCGCTGTTTGCCCTGCTGTGGCAGGGGTTCTACACCTTTGATGACTTCACCATGGCGGTGACGCCAGATCTGACCTTCGCCAACATCCGCGCGCTGTTCAATCCCGCCAACTACGACATCATCCTGCGAACCCTGACGATGGCGATTGCCGTCACCATCGGCAGCGCCATTCTGGCCTTTCCGATGGCCTGGTATATGGCGCGCTACACCAGCGGGAAGTGGAAAGCGTTCTTCTATATCGCGGTGATGCTGCCGATGTGGGCCAGCTATATCGTCAAGGCCTACGCCTGGACGCTGCTGCTGGCGAAAGACGGCGTAGCGCAGTGGTTCCTCAGCCATATGGGGCTGGAGCCGCTGCTGACCTCGCTGCTGACGGTGCCGGGCGTGGGTGGCAGTACGCTCTCCACCTCCGGGCTGGGGCGCTTCCTGGTGTTCATCTATATCTGGCTGCCGTTTATGATCCTGCCGGTGCAGGCGGCGCTGGAGCGTCTGCCGCCGTCGCTGCTGCAGGCCTCGGCTGATCTGGGTGCCCGTCCGCGTCAAACCTTCCGCTATGTCGTCCTGCCGCTGGCGATCCCGGGCATCGCCGCCGGGTCGATTTTTACCTTCTCCCTGACGCTGGGCGACTTTATCGTACCGCAGCTGGTGGGTCCGCCGGGCTACTTTATCGGCCAGATGGTCTACTCCCAGCAGGGGGCGATTGGCAATATGCCGATGGCGGCAGCCTTTACCTTAGTGCCGATTGTGCTCATTACTGTTTATCTGGCGTTCGTGAAGCGCCTGGGAGCCTTTGATGCACTCTGA
- a CDS encoding ABC transporter ATP-binding protein: MTYAVEFNEVSRLYGDVRAVDGVTIRIRDGEFFSMLGPSGSGKTTCLRLIAGFEQLSGGTISIFGKDASLLPPWERDVNTVFQDYALFPHMSILENVAYGLMVKGINKSTRQAQAREALEKVGLSFAEARKPSQLSGGQRQRVAIARALVNQPRVLLLDEPLAALDLKLREQMQFELKKLQQELGITFIFVTHDQGEALSMSDRVAVFNNGRIEQVDTPRELYLRPRTPFVASFVGTSNVFTDATARRVCGMSGSYSLRPEHISLDGQGEIQVQGQVQAVQFQGAATRYELRLAEGEKLLVSQANLSGLTQVSGVEPGQLVTASWARDAMVPLNEEG; encoded by the coding sequence ATGACGTACGCAGTCGAGTTTAACGAAGTCTCACGCCTGTATGGCGACGTGCGTGCGGTGGATGGGGTGACGATCCGGATACGTGACGGCGAGTTTTTCTCCATGCTGGGGCCTTCGGGCTCCGGCAAAACCACCTGCCTGCGCCTGATTGCCGGTTTCGAACAGCTGAGCGGCGGCACGATTTCCATTTTCGGTAAAGACGCCAGCCTGCTTCCGCCCTGGGAGCGCGACGTCAACACCGTCTTTCAGGACTATGCGCTCTTTCCCCACATGTCGATCCTTGAGAACGTGGCCTACGGGCTGATGGTTAAAGGGATCAACAAATCCACCCGCCAGGCCCAGGCGCGGGAAGCGCTGGAGAAGGTCGGGCTCAGCTTTGCCGAAGCGCGCAAGCCCTCGCAGCTCTCCGGTGGCCAGCGCCAGCGGGTGGCGATTGCCCGGGCGCTGGTCAATCAGCCCCGGGTTTTGCTGCTGGATGAACCTCTCGCCGCGCTGGATCTCAAGCTGCGCGAGCAGATGCAGTTCGAGTTGAAAAAACTGCAGCAGGAGCTGGGGATCACCTTTATTTTCGTCACCCACGATCAGGGCGAAGCGCTGTCGATGTCTGACCGGGTGGCGGTGTTTAACAACGGGCGTATTGAACAGGTGGATACCCCGCGCGAGCTCTATCTGCGCCCGCGCACGCCCTTTGTCGCCAGCTTCGTCGGCACCTCGAACGTCTTTACCGACGCGACGGCACGGCGCGTCTGCGGCATGTCCGGCAGCTACTCCCTGCGCCCGGAGCATATCAGTCTGGACGGGCAGGGTGAAATTCAGGTACAGGGCCAGGTGCAGGCGGTTCAGTTCCAGGGAGCGGCCACCCGCTACGAGCTGCGTCTTGCCGAAGGGGAGAAACTGCTGGTAAGCCAGGCCAACCTGAGCGGTTTGACCCAGGTTTCGGGGGTTGAGCCCGGCCAGCTGGTCACCGCCTCGTGGGCGCGCGACGCCATGGTGCCGCTGAATGAGGAGGGGTGA
- the ydcS gene encoding putative ABC transporter substrate-binding protein YdcS, translated as MSKKFARSSLCALGMTILTAQAAEPPKEIGKGEGRLDIIAWPGYIERGETDKNYDWVTQFEKETGCKVNVKTAATSDEMVSLMAKGGYDLVTASGDASLRLIMGKRVQPINPDLIPNWKTIDPRIVKGEWFNVDGKAYGTPYQWGPNLLMYNTKTFPTPPDSWAVVFKEQNLPDGKTNKGRVQAYDGPIYVADAALYVKATQPDLGITDPYQLTEKQYAAVVKVLKDQHALVHRYWHDTTVQMSDFKNEGVVASSAWPYQANALKGENQPIGTVFPKEGVTGWADTTMLHADAKHPMCAYKWMNWSLTPKVQGDLAGWFGSLPVVAEGCKASTLLGDKGCETNGYNYFDKIMFWKTPTANGGKFVPYSRWVQDYIAIMGGR; from the coding sequence ATGAGCAAAAAATTTGCCCGTAGCAGCCTGTGCGCGCTCGGCATGACTATTTTGACTGCGCAGGCGGCAGAGCCTCCAAAAGAGATCGGCAAGGGAGAAGGGCGGCTGGATATCATTGCCTGGCCAGGTTATATCGAACGGGGTGAAACCGATAAAAACTACGACTGGGTCACCCAGTTTGAAAAAGAGACCGGCTGCAAAGTTAACGTTAAAACCGCCGCCACCTCGGATGAGATGGTCAGCCTGATGGCGAAGGGCGGTTATGACCTGGTCACCGCTTCCGGCGACGCCTCTCTGCGCCTGATCATGGGCAAACGCGTGCAGCCCATCAATCCCGATTTGATCCCCAACTGGAAAACCATCGACCCGCGCATCGTCAAAGGCGAGTGGTTTAACGTCGACGGCAAAGCGTATGGCACACCCTACCAGTGGGGCCCAAACCTGCTGATGTATAACACCAAAACCTTCCCGACGCCGCCTGACAGCTGGGCTGTGGTGTTTAAAGAGCAAAACCTGCCGGATGGCAAAACCAACAAAGGGCGTGTCCAGGCCTACGATGGCCCGATTTACGTGGCCGATGCGGCGCTGTATGTCAAAGCCACCCAGCCGGATCTGGGCATCACCGACCCCTACCAGCTGACGGAGAAACAGTACGCGGCGGTGGTGAAGGTGCTGAAAGATCAGCACGCGCTTGTTCACCGCTACTGGCACGACACCACCGTCCAGATGAGTGATTTCAAAAACGAAGGGGTGGTGGCCTCCAGCGCCTGGCCGTATCAGGCCAACGCCCTGAAAGGTGAGAATCAGCCGATTGGCACCGTCTTCCCGAAAGAGGGCGTTACGGGCTGGGCGGATACCACCATGCTGCACGCCGACGCCAAACACCCGATGTGCGCCTATAAGTGGATGAACTGGTCCCTGACGCCGAAAGTGCAGGGCGATCTGGCGGGGTGGTTCGGCTCGCTGCCGGTGGTTGCGGAAGGCTGTAAAGCCAGCACCCTGCTCGGCGACAAGGGCTGCGAAACCAACGGCTATAACTATTTCGACAAAATCATGTTCTGGAAAACGCCGACCGCCAACGGCGGGAAATTCGTTCCGTACAGCCGCTGGGTTCAGGACTACATCGCCATTATGGGCGGTCGTTAA
- a CDS encoding PLP-dependent aminotransferase family protein: MKKYQRLAQQIISQIELGVWQPGDKLPSLREQVTSSGMSFMTVGHAYQMLESQGHIVARPQSGYYVAARPSGQQPVPPAQVMRDEAVDINTYIFDVLQASRDPSVVPFASAFPDPRLFPLQQLNRSLANVSKTATAMSVIENLPPGNVDLRHAIARRYAQQGMNISPDEIVITAGALEALNLSLQAVTEPGDWVIVENPCFYGALQALERLKLKALSVATDVRDGIDLNALAQALNDYPVKACWLMTNGQNPLGFTLSAEKKAQLIALLAQHNVTLIEDDVYSELYYGREKPLPAKAWDRNDMTLHCSSFSKCLVAGFRIGWVAAGKHARRIQQLQLMSTLSTSSPMQLALVDYLATKRYDAHLRRLRRTLADRKQQAWQALLRHLPAEVKIHHSDSGYFLWLELPAPLDAGELSARALGHQISIAPGKMFSTSDTWTPFFRFNTSWAWGEREEQAVIQLARIISEMLKNQK; this comes from the coding sequence ATGAAAAAATACCAGCGCCTGGCGCAGCAAATCATTTCGCAGATCGAACTCGGCGTCTGGCAGCCCGGCGATAAGCTTCCCTCGCTGCGCGAGCAGGTGACCAGCAGCGGAATGAGCTTTATGACCGTCGGTCATGCGTACCAGATGCTGGAGAGTCAGGGCCATATTGTGGCGCGTCCGCAGTCAGGGTATTACGTCGCGGCACGTCCCAGCGGGCAACAGCCGGTGCCGCCCGCGCAGGTGATGCGCGACGAGGCGGTCGATATCAATACCTATATCTTCGACGTCCTGCAGGCCAGTCGCGATCCCTCGGTGGTGCCTTTTGCCTCGGCCTTTCCCGATCCGCGACTCTTCCCCTTACAGCAGCTGAACCGCTCCCTGGCCAACGTCAGCAAAACCGCTACCGCCATGAGCGTGATCGAGAACCTGCCGCCGGGGAATGTCGATCTGCGCCACGCCATCGCCCGCCGCTATGCCCAGCAGGGGATGAATATCTCCCCGGATGAAATCGTTATTACCGCCGGGGCGCTCGAAGCCCTCAACCTCAGCCTGCAAGCGGTGACCGAACCGGGCGACTGGGTGATCGTCGAAAACCCCTGTTTCTACGGCGCGCTGCAGGCGCTGGAGCGACTGAAGCTCAAGGCGCTGTCGGTCGCCACCGACGTGCGCGACGGGATCGACCTCAATGCGCTGGCACAGGCGCTGAACGACTATCCGGTGAAAGCCTGCTGGCTGATGACCAACGGGCAGAACCCGCTGGGCTTTACCCTCAGTGCCGAAAAGAAAGCGCAGCTTATTGCTTTGCTCGCGCAACATAACGTCACGCTGATTGAAGATGATGTCTACAGCGAGCTCTATTACGGCCGCGAAAAGCCGCTCCCGGCGAAAGCCTGGGATCGAAACGACATGACGCTGCACTGCTCGTCGTTCTCCAAATGCCTGGTGGCCGGATTTCGTATTGGCTGGGTCGCCGCCGGGAAACATGCACGCCGCATCCAGCAGCTTCAGTTGATGAGCACCTTATCCACCAGTTCGCCGATGCAGCTGGCGCTGGTGGATTATCTCGCCACCAAACGCTACGACGCCCATCTCAGGCGTCTGCGCCGTACCCTGGCCGACCGCAAACAGCAGGCGTGGCAGGCGCTGCTGCGCCATTTGCCCGCCGAGGTCAAAATCCACCACAGCGACAGCGGCTACTTCTTATGGCTGGAACTGCCCGCGCCGCTGGATGCCGGGGAGCTTAGCGCCCGGGCGCTGGGGCATCAGATCAGCATCGCCCCGGGTAAAATGTTTTCCACCTCCGATACCTGGACGCCGTTTTTCCGCTTTAATACCTCGTGGGCCTGGGGGGAGCGGGAAGAGCAGGCGGTGATCCAGTTAGCGCGGATAATTAGCGAGATGTTAAAAAATCAAAAATAG
- a CDS encoding LLM class flavin-dependent oxidoreductase gives MKKIGFLSFGHWTPSPQSGTRSAADALLQSIDLAVAAEELGADGAYFRVHHFARQLASPFPLLAAIGAKTSRIELGTGVIDMRYENPLYMAEDAGSADLIAGGRLQLGISRGSPEQVIDGWRYFGYVPGEGENESDMARRHTEVLLDVLRGEGFAKPNPQPMFPNPPGLLRVEPHSEGLRDRIWWGAGSNATAVWAAKLGMNLQSSTLKDDETGEPFHIQQAKQIRAYREAWAEAGHTRTPRVSVSRSIFALMDDRDRMYFGSSRNESDSVGYLDEKTRAIFGRSYAAEPDKLIAQLKQDEAIAEADTLLLTVPNQLGVEYNVHVIESILKHVAPAMGWRDA, from the coding sequence ATGAAAAAGATCGGTTTTTTATCATTTGGTCACTGGACCCCGTCGCCGCAGTCCGGCACCCGCAGCGCCGCTGACGCGCTGCTGCAGTCCATCGATCTGGCGGTCGCCGCCGAAGAACTGGGTGCCGATGGCGCTTATTTCCGGGTGCACCATTTTGCCCGTCAGCTCGCCTCCCCCTTCCCGCTGCTGGCGGCGATTGGCGCGAAAACCAGCCGGATTGAGCTTGGCACCGGCGTTATCGACATGCGCTATGAGAACCCGCTCTATATGGCCGAAGATGCGGGCTCGGCCGATTTGATCGCCGGCGGGCGCTTGCAGCTAGGTATCAGCCGCGGCTCCCCGGAACAGGTGATCGACGGCTGGCGCTACTTTGGCTACGTGCCGGGCGAAGGTGAAAACGAGTCGGATATGGCGCGTCGTCACACCGAAGTATTGCTGGACGTGCTGCGCGGCGAAGGCTTTGCCAAACCCAACCCGCAGCCGATGTTCCCTAACCCGCCGGGACTGCTGCGCGTTGAGCCGCATTCCGAAGGGCTGCGGGATCGCATCTGGTGGGGCGCAGGCTCCAATGCCACCGCCGTATGGGCCGCTAAGCTCGGGATGAACCTGCAAAGCTCCACCCTGAAAGACGACGAAACCGGCGAGCCATTCCATATCCAGCAGGCAAAACAGATCCGCGCCTACCGCGAAGCCTGGGCCGAAGCGGGACATACCCGCACGCCGCGCGTCTCGGTCAGCCGCAGCATTTTCGCCCTGATGGACGATCGCGATCGGATGTACTTCGGCTCCAGCCGTAACGAAAGTGACAGCGTGGGCTATCTGGATGAGAAAACCCGCGCCATCTTCGGGCGCAGCTACGCCGCCGAACCTGACAAGCTGATTGCCCAACTGAAACAGGATGAAGCCATCGCCGAAGCGGACACGCTGTTACTGACCGTACCGAATCAGCTGGGTGTGGAATATAACGTGCACGTGATTGAGTCGATTCTTAAGCATGTGGCACCGGCTATGGGCTGGCGTGACGCGTAA